The Aedes albopictus strain Foshan chromosome 1, AalbF5, whole genome shotgun sequence genomic interval attaggtttcgtgagacattttttggacaactcaatagagCCGATGCACAAGGGCGACGAGTTTACgaagcgtgcacgcaagtgcgttctgagttacacacaatcaaatgggaggatgcactCGAGAATGCAACGCTACCGCATCCACCAGGGTGCAAGGCCGCCATTTTTATGAATgtaacatcttgtatgtaaacatttatgTATCCACAAAGCATTTCATTGTGGATGCACGATATATGTTGGCTTCTGTCAGATGCATTATGTGGGGGTAGGGTTGCCACATGCGTGACCGCATCGCAACCGGCTGTCAAACTGCATAGTGAAAAAAAAGGTGTCAAATAGATGTTGTTTATTGAGTTCTTTTCTTATCAAATACATATTTGACCCTACGTGCTCTTTAAGGCcttaagtacacagggtcaaatatgtaTTTGATAAGGAATGAACTTAAGATCAAACATCTATTTAGCTGTTAGGACACAGGGTCAAATAAATGTTTGTCCAAAAAGATACCAATGcttaaacatcttgtttgactcgatcgaattttcattagtgtcaaaggcctgaagtacacagggtcaaatatgttacaaggaaagaactcaagaaagaacatcagtttgacactaatgaaaattcggtcgagtcaaacaagatgtgtgagcattgatttaaaaaaaatgaccctgtgtactgggatcttAACTGGATTGCTTTATAACAAGATGATAGCTTAGTCCagttattgcgcatttcccacctcaCTGGACCTCTTTCGCAGTTAgtttaagtgcgggatcgtgaataaaactgcgattttgcatcgattCATTTCGGTGTCtactgcgcacttattcagcaccttgtatgtcggtgtcttctgcgcattcaatgcataagtgcgcagaagacaccgacacgattcgatgcaaaatcgcagttttattcacgatcccgctcttatactaactgcgaaagtggtagggtgggaaatgcgcaatattgaTATTGCTCTTATACAGCATCCCCTCCATAATGGCTTCGACGTTCGCAATggagcttggcctgcctctcttcaactcagtgttctttagagcacttccacagttattaattgaagggatttctttgcctgccattgcatggatttgtacatagtgtggcaagtacaatgatacattatgcccaaggAAGCAGAGAAAATTTtgctcgaccggaacgggaatagaACCCGCCTTCTCCGGGATCGGCGATCCACAGCTTTAACCACTGGGCTAACTTGAGATCCATAATTCAGCTCGTAATTAAGTacttcaacttctgaatttttgtcactcaaaaatcaatttttctcctaaaccatgCGCCGGACGTATAGTGGGCAtcgtgcgctggatagaggaccagatccgctgtccagcgcagtATGCCCGAAGTTAGGTTTCTCGTATATGGAGTTGGAGTGAAATCGATTGTTTCGTGTGGGGAAACTTCAGGTTTCAACTGCGACGACAATACTACACCGAAGTTTTAAAAGTTGAAGCTTTCGCTCGGATAATGAATACTAcattttaaccctttccttcccacgactttgaacgactatatctatgctaaaaagcgtttccgaaaaaaaagtgcttaaacaaatgttattataaattggctatttttttcgaaatcaatgaaaaaaaaaggttGTTATTGATTGGTTTTTGATTGTTAattaatagttccactattgaaaaaaAGTAGTTAGTAGATGGATCAACCTTATGATGTTACAACcatatttttaaaatcattgcatcatatttatctaattccATGTGTCCCGAGTtcgccgaaaatcgatggtgctttaGAGCAactatgggaagtagagggttaagtttCAAACAAACCCAGCCTACCTGCTTCAACAAGCGCATGAATATGAAAACATGTTTATTTAGGCTGTACTCAACTTAAATTACGCCCTTATTCGCTGCATAGCTTATTTATTATTCAGTCCTATTTAAATAATTTGAATTTAAATAATAGAATGTTTAACGAGGTTTACGTTCCAGGGTGCAACTCTTGCTAACACTTTCCATCAATGCACAGAATAGTAGTTATCCTGCTGTTAGGTGAAGTttctcttctttttctttttcgcgATTGATTAGTTTTCTTTTTTACAAATCTTATATTGAAGGGATCCTCGAGCATTTCTGGATATTGAATAATGTCATGAATATATTCACCTTCGTACAAGTTAGCGTAACCATTCTTAATAATATCATCTGTTTCTTGTTGTGTCCAATCGTAGCTGCTTATCAGCCCAATTCGTAGAAGCTCTTTTTCGCGATGCCATGCTTTCCTAACTGCTTGCAGTTTTGCGTGGTGCATAAGTCTTTGATGTTCCTTTTCAGCAGTAGTACCATATTTTACATTTATTATGGCATTTTGAATATGCAGCTTAACATCTAGTTGGTTGTTACCGCTACCATTTTCACGTGATCCTTCATGGAATGTGGTATTGACTTGTCCCTGCAATCGTTTCAGCTGTTGACGATCCTCCGCTGCTCTCCATGAATCTTCTTTCACGAAAAAGAAAGCATCTTGAAGAGAATTATGTACAACAAATGTAAAAGGCAGTAATCGTGTCCGATTGAAAACAGATGTATAGACGTCACGATAGATTGGATTGGCAGCAGGAACACTGGAAACAATTGCCTGTCCTTCAAGCGAACGTGACACAATAATCCCATTTCCAAATGGAGGATCTGAGGCTGCTCCGATTCTGTGTGGTCTTATATTCATTGCATCCGATTTAAGTGCAGATATAGGAGAATTAATTAGATCTTGAGCTGTTTTTATTTTTCGCATTGCAAGATATGACAAAAAACCAGATTCTATTTGTAGTGGGTCTGGATAGCGCTCACGTTGCATAATTTGTGGTGTAACAAGTGATGTATGCGTTTTTCTCCATGGGTTATTTTGTAAGTAAAGTCGATCATTACTTTGCGGGATGAGACTCTGTATATTATAACCCAATAGCTTAAGCCACTCTAAGCGATTTTTGGGGTGATCTCGTGTGTGATATCGGTTGATAGGATCATTACCGTTGTAGCGATATAGATGCAAACGGGTAGGGTTATCGATACGCCTGTCAACATTTTCCCAATTGGGAGTCATCCATTGTCCAATTAAAGGATCGTACACTTTTCCGTCGGGCATGTGTACAAGAGACGTgacctaaaaaaaaatccaaattttaacATAAATTTTAGCTAGAATAATCAGGTACAAAACAGAGCAAAGCAGAATACAGGCGAGTAGCCTCTGGAGATACCCTGTTTGGCATGCAGTCATCTTGGGCTTACATAAACACTGACATCTTCagagcaaattttgaaatttctgcttCAAGGATCTCCTAAACCGACGCAACTGTCGCCAGTGTCAGTAATTTTTTAGGTGAATATAAGCATAAGCATAAGcgaatctactggttgaaaatatgcccatttgattttgccgggaacagctgatttttgtggatctatgacatttcgtcgaaaggcatttggtcgaatgacgtttggtcgaatgacgtttggtcgaatgacatttggtcgaaagtacatttggtcgaacgaacgtttggtcgaatggacatttggtcgaaacccatattatggagtaggaaacatatgacatttagtcgaacggacaattcgtcgaatggacatctggcgaaaggcactaactgatgaaaagacactgGACCagtcgatgacaaaaaccgctagATAAGAGGTATGTACTTAGCAGGTAGTGCAGTCCGCGGACTGTTGTCTCTCCGACCTCAGCCAGCTTGAGGAGGTACGTTCCGAATACTCAATAGGAAGATGCGTACTCAAGATGGTAGCCCCTTGAGCGCCATGTAGGCAGAGCAGCCCGGTAAGGAAGCCTGCTTAGAACCTTCAACTACCTGAAAAAGCAAAACTAGAGAAAACGGATTGATTTAACAGCAACAGACCAGGCAACGATTTAAGGATAACGATTCTaaaatcaaatcttggaacaTGAGAACTTTAATTCAATCCACACGTTTTGcgcacctggctcgtgaactgcagaatgccgaCGTTAATGAGGCTACTATCCGCAGATCACCGGAAAAAACTTTCGTTGAAGCTGTCATTGGAAAACTTTTATTTCGTTGCCAACAATATTGTTTTGCGGCTTGTAGCTTTGGCTGCTAGAGCAATGTaaatcagcagtacctatttaCATCGTAGGTTAGAATTTCCGAAAACACACCTAGCGATACCCGAGTGATGATACTTGCTTGCAGATTGATACTACCATACGAGCATAACATGAAAATAGGGACGCATTTAAACGCGTTCAAGTTTaaactcggcacgctgcgatcagaaatatttaaaaattcttcagttggaaGTTGGTATATAACCCCCTCGGCTATGCCCAATGGAAAGGGTGATCTACAGGGTCGGAAGGAGGGGAATCGATACAGCTCAACTCAATGTTTCAATTTCCAGCAGGAACTCAAACTAAGAGCATATCCACCAGCATAACTTAGTTTGGTTAAACTCACTAGCCACGTCTTATGAGAAGAGAAAGCTCAAAGGCCAAACTGCGAAAACAATTCCGTTTAGACCACGAAGAGAGTGAGGCATGAAGACCCCTTTGTGGGTCCGGAGAAAAACGAACAAAAAGGAACTATAGTGACACTTTTAACatcctgaaatgacttttaaaccATGGAATTCACATGCACAATTATATTGAATACTGTTACATACATAAACTTTGGATTTTGGCTTAATTCTAATTTTTGTGACGTCACAATTGCTACTTGCGGTTACGGTCTAGTTTTGATGGCACGGGCTAGCTGGACTGGGCGATTCTGGACGCATTCCCTTGACGGCGGGACGCTACCTGACCTGAAGGGCAACTCTGATCTGGTAGGGTAACTTCACCAATTGTCACCCGAGATTGGTCGACACGTTTTGGAACCCGACGTAGTTGATATCTGCTTACTGTCCGtcttgtagctggtctggcgagaCACCATAGGAACCTGAACGCATTGAGACTGTTCCGAAGTCCAAAATGGCGTCCTTCGAGTGCGGCTATGGCTGGCCTGTTCAGTCCTGCTTGGGGACTCTCCTCGGTTCCATTGTTATCCGGGGTACAATGGTGACTTGGACAAAAGCTGGACcaagaaacaaaagaaaaaggcccTGGTATGGACCTGCCCTTCTTATTAAAATAATGCCACTTTTTGCTATTGTTTGCCGTTTTAAAACCACCATTTAGCGAGTAGAAAACTAGCATGTACATTTTTCTAACGATTGTGCATAACTAATTACCTTTTTCTTTCTAGTTTACACAGACTTAATGTTCACTTTTGTGGTGTAGACTATTATCGGTGACACTACCCTAGTTTTAAGTAGACAATGAATTTTAGGAAATTTGCATGTATGGCTTCACATATTAACATTACTAACCACTTGTGTAAAAGTTCTAACCACCACTAATCTTACTAACTTTTATTTTAGCTTTTTGACACTAGACCTATGAAAAGTACagaacaaaaatgttaaaaaaaatcactataTGTTCACTGTTGCACTTTTTGCAAACCTTGAGCAAATTAACCACGTCGCGCACTGGCTGCTCTCTAGCGCGTTCGGAACGGTATTAGTTTTGGCAGCGTTAACATGCCGAGCACGGACCGACCCAAAGATCTCATAATCATCCGAACTAACCCGAGTTGTTCGGATTTTTCTATCGTGCTTTATGAGTTACGCCGCTCCTTGCCCTGCCTTTGGATGCTGCTACGGATCTCGGCTCAATATGTTTTGCCGTGTTCAAACCGCTGTCAACAAATTCATAGAGGTGAGCGTGAGTGATGCTGTCGAAATGTTATTGGAAGTGGGAGAGGGAGAGATCGCCTTGCTTTCCGTGAGCATGCTTTACAGGGTCGCATTCAGGTAAATTTAAATAGTGCTTGTGATGGAGTCGCAAGTCCTAATTTTGGAACCATCGGTTACAATATCCCTCCGACCGGCTGTGAAATTGTCGAATTTccctttttgaaattattttgcaaATTCTATCTCAAACTATATTTCTCAAACGGCATAAAAATGATTGCATGCTCAATTTGTATTCTTTGCTTTCTGTTACCATCGGTAGGTGAGAATGAACGAAACGTGTACGTTCACCCTATTCGAGTTTTCGTGAGCGAACCCAGCATAGTTGAGTTCTTTTCCAGTTGTCAGTCGCTTTCCTAATCTTTTTTCTTAACATCTTTCGTATCAAAACAAATCGATCCGCGGAAATTTAATCAGCTCGAGCTCTGAAACGACGAATCCCTAATTTAAATTCATTTTCCGGTTTTGTTGCCATTCTGCTGTTGTGTTGGAGACCATCATGGATCAAAATTCAGAGGATCAAGTAGTTTTGGACCATCGGTAAGTACTTCTATCCTGCCATTAATGACTGCTAGTGAATCAGAAACACCTGCGCACACATTCATTCaacaaaaactcaatttttcggCTTCCACCCGGTCTGCAGTCCCGAGGGAAACATCAATCCACCTATCAGGCTAAGTATCTTTTCAGATTTCACGTCAACTGATTGTTGACAAAATTAAATGAACTACGTTTGAGAGAGTTTCACTTTGTTTCTAATTTCTTTTTCTAGGAGAACGGTTTCAAATCAGCCGAGGAGAAGATGCCCAGTGATTTTCCTGCCTCATCCGCGAGGTCATAGGAGCTTGTGCCCACCCGGGCTTGGATTACACACGGGCTGTAACACGGAGCCAGTTTCGCGTTGAACTTATCAACGGCGGAGGACTGTTTGAAGTTCCTCTTGAGGACTTTTTGACCCACTTTGTACACCGGTGCTGGTTGTTTTCGACGTAGATTGTAGTAATGTGAATTTTTATTGTAACTTTTCTGTAAATTTGTGATCACTAGATCGCGAATAGATTGAtcaattttcaatttattttctaGTCTTTCCTTATCCGAAACTTCTTTATCATCTCGGTCTATCCGATGTTCGTCACCTCTTGCTACAGCTTCGTGACCAAAAATGATTTTATGAGGGGAAAAACCGGTCGAACTGTGTGGGGTCGTATTTAAGACATGTTCTACCTCCGAAATTTTGGAATCCCAAAGGGTCTGATCTGTACGGACGTAGGTGCGAATGCACGCATTAATGGTCCTGTTCAGTCTTTCTACCGGATTGGCTTGACAATGGTGCCTGGAGTTGGTCCAGTGCTGAATTCTGAACTTTTCAAGCAGGGCTTTGAATTCCTTCGATAAGAAGGTCGAGGCATTGTCTGATATTAAGCATTCTGGTACAGCATATCGGCGGAACCAGCTATCTTCTAAGATTTTGACCACTTGGGGCGTGGAAATTTTTCGTAATGGGAACAATAAGCAATATTTTGAGAATAAATCCATCACTACTAGTAGATGGCAATTCCCGGATTTGCTTCTCGGCAACGATTGAATAAAATCAAGTGCGATTATTTGAAAAGGCTTAGTCGTAATCCTCTGTTGGCCCATTATTGGATGTTGGGACCTATTGCTCGGTTTACTCTCCTGGCAGATTCGACACTTCTGCACATAGGCTCTGGTTTCTTTGGCCATATGGGGCCAATAAAACTTCTTACGAACTTTGGCCAAAGTTTTCTCGTATCCCATGTGTAATGCCTCATCATGCTCCTCAAACAACACCCTCTCTCTTAACGTCGAAGGTACGCAGACCTTCCACTCAAATCGATAGTCCGTATTATCAGGACAAGAGACAAACTTTTTGAGTAGGCCGTTTTCTACACGGAAATCCTTGAAATTTTCTGGTTCAGATTGAACTTTCAGCATCATGTAATTATACCAGTCGGAGTCGTTGGTCGAGGCACTGACCTCTTCCACAGCCCTGGACAGAGCGTCAGGCACAATATTGTCCACCCCTTTACGGTGTTTGACCTCCATGTCATGTTTTTGCAGTTCGAGGCTCCATCTACTCAGCCTAGATGAAGTCTTCCAGCTACTTCGCAGAATGTACGTCAGGGCCGAAGCGTCGGTTACCACCGTAAACTTCGAACCTTCTATGTACCCTCGAAATTTTTCCAGCGACTTCAGGACAGCCAATGCTTCCTTTTCAGTTGCTGCATATCGTTGCTGGGTTCCACCTAGCTTCTGCGAGAAGTAGGCTACTGGTTTGTCTATATCGTCGTGCAATTGCGTCAACACACCGGCGATGGCCGAATCGCTCGCATCACAGTGGATGCTGAAGGGCTTAGAAAAATCCGGGTTTGACAGTATGGGTGCGCTAATGAGGAGTTCTTTAATTTTGACGAACGCTGCCTCCGCTTCGTCATTCCATTTAATCGTTTTAGGCTGGTTCTTCAGCAGATCGGTCAGTGGGCGTACAATATCGCTAAACGTGGCGATAAAACGCCGGTAATAATTGCACATACCCAAAAATCTTCTCAGTGCGCGGAGAGACTTATGTCTTTCAAAATTAATAATGGCTTCGACCCTATCTGGATTGGGACGAAGTCCATTTCGGCTCAGAATGTACCCTAGATAGGGAACCTCGGGCACGCAAAATTTTGATTTGTCTAGATTTATGGACAAGTTCGCGGCTTTGAGTCTACGTGCCAGTTCCTTGAGTCTATCCAGGTGCTCTTCAAACGTATTGCTTACCACGATGATGTCATCGAGGTAAACAAATACGTTTGGTTCCAGTTCACTCCCTCCTAACACTCGGTCCATCAGTCTCGACAGGGTTGCCGGACTGTTGGCTAACCCAAAAGGCATCCGAGTGAACTGGAACAACCCTCTACCCAACACAGAGAACGCAGTTAATTTTCGGGACCGTGGATGTAACGGAACCTGTAAAAAAGCTTTCGACAAATCTATTGTCGAAATGTAGCGACTAGGTCCCAGGCGACTCAGGATTCTGTCGGCGTGTGGGAGAGGGTAAGAGTCCCGGACCGTTCGCTCATTAAGCTTTCTGGCATCTAGACACAACCGGACAGAACCATCCGTCTTGTCGACTGGTACAAGGCGGAGTGCCCAATCACTGTATGACTTTTCAATAATACCACACTGTAACATCGTATCGAGCTCTTTGTTTATCTTCTCTTGCCGACTAGGGGAGGTAGGAAACGGGTTTATTCGCACCGGAGGGAGCTTTTTTGCTTCTTCCGCTAGTTCTATGCGATGACTGATCATCGACGTCGTATCGAGTTGGCCGTCCACCGCTGGTTTAAACAACGATTTGACCTCCTCTAATTTCACTCTCTGTTCATCTGATAGTAACATCTCTTCCTCATAATTTTGTAGTTCGTCAACGGATATCGCGGCATCCTCGGTCGCCACAGTCGGCACTATTCCGAATGATTGCCAAAAGTCTGATCCGAGAATCAGTTTTCGTTTGACGGATGGGATTACCAAAGCCGATAAAATTTTCGTCACCCCTCTAAACGTAACCGGCAGTTCAACATATCCCGAAACGTCTAGTTTCTGACCACTTGCGGTGCTAACATCTATGTTCACCGGCTGTAAGCGTAACCTACAAGATTTAAGGAGAGATCTACTACCTGAACCAAGAATACTCCGGTTCGCTCCGCTGTCGAGCAAGCCGATCAAGGGTACATTCAACACGCTTACTCTCACGAAAGGTCTGTCGTCATTCGCAATTTGCAAAAAATGCTCGCTAATTTCTACACTGGAACAAAACATGTATTCGTCGTCTTCCACCGGTCTTTGACCGAGTGAGCAAACGGTACAATCGGGTTTGATAGGGGATTTAGTAACGCTCTGTCCTTCCGTCTGCCCCTTCAGACGGGTATTTACGCGTTTTTTGCGCAAAATGGACAGTTTTTCGTGTCAAAATTGAAGAACCCACACCTAAAACAGAATTTATGTTTAGGGCGGTCACAATCCGCTTGGTGATGCCCAGAAAGTCGGCAGTTGTAACAAACACCAGGTTTGGGTGGAGTGTATTTCTCCAGAATCGCCTGCAATCCTTTATCTACTCCGCTACTACTCTGTCCCTGACTTTCATCACCCTGTTGATTCGCGCTTGAAGGTTGCTTTGCAACTTTCTCCTCCTCGACTTTACTGGGAGGTTTTTGATCTGATCGAGGTTTATCTGGCCTACTGACTGACCCTGCTGACTTTGGTTTGGCGTTTACCTTCATTTCACCAACCTGATTCCGGTTCTTGGAAGCGTTCTCTTCCGTGTTACGGTTCTCATACTTGTACCAAAACGTGGCGTCAAGTTTTCGACCGAAAGGTTTTAAATCAGCCAAATTATCAATATTAGCTGCAACTACATAGCCTTTGTAGTCCGCTCTGAGATTACGGAAGACTATCTCGAACTTCTTCCTTTCGGATATCGGCTTGGTTAGTGAATTGAAAAGTTTTTGCAGatcaaagaaaaaatcctgaaatttttCTTTGGGTCGTTGCTTTCTTTCTATCGCCCTGAACTCACTGACATGGTCATGATCTGGGCTCAGGAATTCTCTTTTCATTTCCGAGACTAAGTCTTTCCAGGTAGAAAAGTCGCCATTTTCGACTCCCGCCATAAACCAAATTTTGGCTGCCCCCGCAAACAAGTGAATTGCGGAACGGAACAGCTCCTTCTCGGAAATGTTCTCAGATTTGGCATAAAAATCCACCTCCTTGATAAAGCGCATCAATCCTTGTCCTCCATCCCTACCGTCGTACCGTAAATTCCAGTCCGATACCGGTCTACTACGCTTCACATTGGACCTTCGATGTCTGGACCTTCGTCTACTTGGCGGAGACTGTGACGAGGAAGAATCCGATTCTTTCTCGGAAGTGTTACCTTTGCCTATCAGATTTCGGTTTCTTCCCGACAAATCGATACGGTTTAATACTCTTTCCTCCAGCGATCGGCGGGAATTCAGCCCTGATACCGATGGCTGTTGCACCACTGATGGAAAACTCATCATTGGTGACAATTCCCTAGCAGGTTCCAAAGAGGACCTTAGCTGTCGCCGCGGCAGAGAACCTCTGCTGATCGACTGCTTTGACCTTACCTCTTCCTGAGACCCTAAATCATCCTCCGTTTGGGTTTCCTGTGACCTACTCTGGACCTGTCTTATAACACCAGACGTGCCTGGCTGAGCCAACTGCAGTTGGGTTAAGGAATTCGAAATTTGAAGCATCACTTCTTTGCGAATAGATTCAACAGGCGTGAATAACGAGAAGTACGTATTGTACAACTGCCGGACTGTACTCAAAAGTTTGTCCAAGTCTTCTAAATCGACATCTTCTTCTGCTGCCCCTTGAATGGCCGAACACCGGGCAAAGTAATGGACTAAACGAGTCCTCAAGGAGTCCTTAATCCCTTCAAAGTTTTTCTTCTTCTCCAAGAAGTCCCTAATTTCCTCGACATTATGATCGATCACCTTGATCTCTTCATCTACCGTGCGATTTGCGCACTTGGAAAAGTCCACTTCAACCTGCTCCCCCTTATCCTTCAAAGCTTCTCTCAAACGCCTTCTCAAAACTCCTACCGATTCGGTCTTTTCGAACGGCACGGCACGCACATCCAGTTCAAATTCAACTTCTTGCTTATCCAAATGATGGACAAGCAaggtcttgtacttgacttgcaTCTCTGAATCCATGGCCAAGAATATTTCGTTTTGTAGACGTGTTCAAGATGTAGAGGGTGCACGAATCACGGCCCGATCAACGTCTGTGCCCTTATCAGACTCACGCTTATCTCCAACTGTACTCACCCTTCTCTGTCAAGATTCCTAAGAATCAGACTCCAGGACGGTTTAAAATTAGCCACTGTGATTCTCGGGCTCACTCTTTACCTCTTGAACACATCTTCATCCACGAAAATTCCGGAAAAAtgcctaaaaatataaaaaaattgataaaactaTTCCAACATCAACAGTAAACATGCAACAAAACAACCAAAATGAACTCAATCGAAAAACCCGAATTAAGATCACACCGAGGGGTTCCTCGATGGAATTTCAACAAACTAAGAACAtgcaaataattaaaataaaaccTAACTGATTGCTGTTTAGAGAACGCAACACTTTGAAAACAGTCGAGGCTGTTTTCTTCCTCTCTCTCCCGGATCCGAAAAGATGCTGTAACCGATTCACTCAATTTATTATTCTATGTTTTTATGTTGGGCGCCAATTTATAACCCCCTCGGCTATGCTCAATGGAAAGGGTGATCTACAGGGTCGGAAGGAGGGGAATCGATACAGCTCAACACACGTCACTCAATGTTTCAATTTCCAGCAGGAACTCAAACTAAGAGCATATCCACCAGCATAACTTAGTTTGGTTAAACTCACTAGCCACGTCTTATGAGAAGAGAAAGCTCAAAGGCCAAACTGCGAAAACAATTCCGTTTAGACCACGAAGAGAGTGAGGCATGAAGACCCCTTTGTGGGTCCGGAGAAAAACGAACAAAAAGGAACTATAGTGACACTTTTAACatcctgaaatgacttttaaaccATGGAATTCACATGCACAATTATATTGAATACTGTTACATACATAAACTTTGGATTTTGGCTTAATTCTAATTTTTGTGACGTCACAATTGCTACTTGCGGTTACGGTCTAGTTTTGATGGCACGGGCTAGCTGGACTGGGCGATTCTGGACACATTCCCTTGACGGCGGGACGCTACCTGACCTGAAGGGCAACTCTGATCTGGTAGGGTAACTTCACCAATTGTCACCCGAGATTGGTCGACACGTTTTGGAACCCGACGTAGTTGATATCTGCTTACTGTCCGtcttgtagctggtctggcgagaCACCATAGGAACCTGAACGCATTGAGACTGTTCCGAAGTCCAAAATGGCGTCCTTCGAGTGCGGCTATGGCTGGCCTGTTCAGTCCTGCTTGGGGACTCTCCTCGGTTCCATTGTTATCCGGGGTACAATGGTGACTTGGACAAAAGCTGGACcaagaaacaaaagaaaaaggcccTGGTATGGACCTGCCCTTCTTATTAAAATAATGCCACTTTTTGCTATTGTTTGCCGTTTTAAAACCACCATTTAGCGAGTAGAAAACTAGCATGTACATTTTTCTAACGATTGTGCATAACTAATTACCTTTTTCTTTCTAGTTTACACAGACTTAATGTTCACTTTTGTGGTGTAGACTATTATCGGTGACACTACCCTAGTTTTAAGTAGACAATGAATTTTAGGAAATTTGCATGTATGGCTTCACATATTAACATTACTAACCACTTGTGTAAAAGTTCTAAC includes:
- the LOC109420663 gene encoding uncharacterized protein LOC109420663, translating into MDSEMQVKYKTLLVHHLDKQEVEFELDVRAVPFEKTESVGVLRRRLREALKDKGEQVEVDFSKCANRTVDEEIKVIDHNVEEIRDFLEKKKNFEGIKDSLRTRLVHYFARCSAIQGAAEEDVDLEDLDKLLSTVRQLYNTYFSLFTPVESIRKEVMLQISNSLTQLQLAQPGTSGVIRQVQSRSQETQTEDDLGSQEEVRSKQSISRGSLPRRQLRSSLEPARELSPMMSFPSVVQQPSVSGLNSRRSLEERVLNRIDLSGRNRNLIGKGNTSEKESDSSSSQSPPSRRRSRHRRSNVKRSRPVSDWNLRYDGRDGGQGLMRFIKEVDFYAKSENISEKELFRSAIHLFAGAAKIWFMAGVENGDFSTWKDLVSEMKREFLSPDHDHVSEFRAIERKQRPKEKFQDFFFDLQKLFNSLTKPISERKKFEIVFRNLRADYKGYVVAANIDNLADLKPFGRKLDATFWYKYENRNTEENASKNRNQVGEMKVNAKPKSAGSVSRPDKPRSDQKPPSKVEEEKVAKQPSSANQQGDESQGQSSSGVDKGLQAILEKYTPPKPGVCYNCRLSGHHQADCDRPKHKFCFRCGFFNFDTKNCPFCAKNA